TGGAGGTCGAGCTCCTCTTCCTCTTCGAGGAGCTCGAGGCTGTCCGTGTCGGACTCGTTCATCTGGTCCATGACTTTCTTGAGCTCGAGCTGGTGGGACGAGCCGTAGTACTTGTCGATGGCGTCCTTGATCGCGATCTCGCTGGCGACCACGGGCTCGACGTTGTAGCCGGTCATGAACTTGATGTCGTCCATCGCGAAGACGTTCGTCGGATCGACCATCGAGATCGTCAGCGTCGCCCCCGTGCGCTGCACGGGCATGATCAGGTACTTCTGCGCGACCTCGGAGGGGATGAGCTTGACGACGGTTTCCTCGATCTGGATTTCGCGGAGGTTGATCGCCGGAACGCCGTACTGCTGCGAGAGGAGCTGGGTGATGTCGTCTTCCTTGACGAACCCCATCTTGACGAGGTTATATCCGAGCTTGCCCCCGTTGACTTTCTGCGCTTCGAGGGACTTGTTCAGTTGCTCCTGGGTGATCAGGCGAGCCTTCAGGAGCATTTCACCGATCTTGATGGCCATCAGCGCAAAGCCCCAAGGTGTCGTCCGACCTGGATCGAGGAGCGCCGGCTGGGTTGGACCGGCGAAGATAACTGTTTACGGTTTAATGATTTACGATGAGGATTCGCCGTCGGCACGGGGCAAATACTATGTAGGAGTGACACTTTTGTCAAGGCGTGACGGGGCTTCTCACGTATTCGGGGCGCGGCCCACCTCAGAGGCGTCGGCCCCTTGACGGGACGCGGTGAATACAAGGGCGTCGCCGCCCTCATCCTTATATATGTCGCCTCCCGCGTTCTCCTCGTCGCCGCGGGGATGTCGGGATTCGTGCTGCTCCCCTCCGGACGCGAGTTCTCCGCCGGCAATGTGCAGCGTCCGTGGGCCGGGCCGCGCCCGCTCGAGATGTGGGCCCGATGGGACTCCGAGTGGTACCTCCTGATCGCCGAGCGCGGATACCACCTCGAGGACCGGATGTCGGGCCGTCGGGTGGCGTACGAGCCGGCCGACGCGACCGGGTTCTTCCCCCTCTACCCGATCCTGACGCGCGAAGTGGCTCGTGGGCTCGAGTGGATTCCGGCCGTGCGCGCGATCGCCACGACCCCCTTCTCGCCCCGCGATCCGACGGACACGACGCCGCGCGGAGCGTCGCTCCTCCTCGCGGGGATTCTCGTCTCGAACGCCGCGCTGCTCGGCTCGCTCCTCGTCCTGCTCCATCGGGCCCGTGGCGCCGGCTCCTCGGGCTCGCGCCGGGGCGCGGAGCCATCGGGGGCCGGGGGCCCCGACCGCGCGGCGATGTTCGCGTGCGTCGCGCTGCTCTTCTTCCCCCCGTCGCTCTTCCTCTCCGCCGTCTACGCGGAGTCGCTGCTGCTCTTCCTGACGATTCTCTGCTTCCGCCTTCTGAGCGACAGGCGGTGGCTCGCCGCCGCGGTGGCTGGCGCCCTCGCCTCCGCCACCAAGCCGACGGGGCTGCTGCTGATCGTCCCCGCCGTCCTGACGATGGCGCGCGCCCGCGTGGATCACCCTCAGGGGTCGCGCGAATCGTGGCTCGCGCCCTGGGTCACGCTTCCGCTCTACGGCGCCGGCGCGGCCGGCTTCTCCCTCTACTGCGGCACGGCTTTTGGCGATCCCCTCTCGTGGCTCAACAGGCAGGACCGCTGGCGCGGCCCCCTCTCCGGGCCCTGGCGCGCCTTCACGCGATGGGCGGAGTCCCCGCGCCTCCACGGCTCCCACGGCTCCACCGTCGAGCTGGTGTTCGCGATCTTCGTCCTGACGCTCCTCCTGATCTCGCTCTGGCGCCGGCCCGCGGCCGAAGGGATTCTCGCCGCGCTGGTCGCGGTGCCGCCGCTCTGCGCGACGCTCTGGTCCTACGGCCGGCTCTCGCTCCAGGCGTTCCCGATCTTCATCACGCTCGGGGAGGCGCTCGCGCGACGGCCGAAGCTGGCGGCCGCGTACGTGGCGATCGGAGGGGCCGGATCGGCCGTGCTGATGGCCTACTTCGCGGCCGGGTACTGGGCGGGTTGAGGCGGCGTCCCGACGGCCGCTACACTCCGAACTCGAGGCGGTAGGCGAGGGGGTACGGCAAGCCGGCGTCGGTGATCTTCTTCTGGGCCATGGCGACGTCGTACCGGACGCGATGCGCGGTCACGAGGCCGAGCTCGCGGTCGTAGATGGCGTAGGCGGCGCGCGGGTTGTGATCGCGGGGCTGCCCGATCGACCCGGGATTGATCAGGTACCGCCAGTCCGGGTCGAGGCGCAGCTCGTGGTCCTCCCCGAGCATCTCGAGGCGCGACCTCTCTCCCGACGTCGCGAAGCAGCAGGCGAAGTGCGTGTGCCCGAAGAACGCGAGGGAGAACGCGACCGACTCGAACGTCATGAGGGCGTCGACCTCGCTCAGGAGATAGCCGTCCTCGTCCGCCGGATTCCCGTGCGAGATGACGAAGCCTCCGGCGTCGACGGGCCCGCACGGGAGATCCCTGAGGTAGGCGCGGTTCTCCTCCGACAGCGCGTCGCGCGTCCACACGGCGGCGGCGCGGGCGATGTCGTTGAAGTGCTCACCGTCCTCGATGCCGCAGGCGACCTTGTCGTGGTTCCCCCGGATCACGGCGGCCGGCTCCTGGGCCCTGAGCAGGTCGATGACCTCGTTGGGATTCCCGCCGTACCCGACGATGTCGCCCAGGCAGAGGACGCGGTCGTACCGGCGCACCGCGGCATCGGCGAGCACGGCCGTGAAGGCCTCGAGGTTGGCGTGGAGATCGCTCAGGATCAGGTATCGCATCGGCGGTCGCGGGGCCTCGAAGGGATCGACGGGGGGCCGGCTCAGGAAACCGCAATCTAGCACCGGCCTCGCGCGCGGCAAAGTGTTCAGCCGTGGCGCCCGTCCTTCATCTGAGACCCGCGAGGGTCGAGACGATCCGCGCCGCCAGGGCGTCGGGCAGGTCCGCCGAGGCGTCGACCCTCAGGTCCGCGGCCCGGTAGGCGGGAAGCCGATCGGCGAGAAGGGCCTCCATGCGCGGGCGGTCCGAGAGGAGCGGCCGGTGCTCGGAGGCGCGGCACCGCTCGAGCATCACGTCGAGCGGCGCGTCCAGCCAGATCGAGATGCCGGTCCGGTGGATGAAGTCCCGGTTCTCCCAGAGGGTGAGCGTCCCGCCCCCCGTCCCGACGACGACGCCCGGCGCGTCGACGAGGCGCAGCGCCCGCGCCTCGAGGCGGCGGAAGACCTCCTCGCCGTCGTCCCGAAAGAGCTCGGCGATCGTGCGCCCGGCCTCGCGCTCTATCTCGCGATCGAGATCGACGAACCGGAAGCGGAGCTCGCGCGCGAGGCACTCGCCGACCGACGTCTTCCCGGCCCCCATGAATCCCACGAGGTAGATCCGCCGGCGCCTGTCGCGATCGATGATGGCCACGTCAGTCCCACTCCCGGTGCGGGAGGCCGCTCCCCGGAGGCGAGTATATCAACGAGGTTTCGGGGCGAGCGCGAGGTACGCGCGCGTCCGGGCCGCGATGTCCTCCGCCCGCATGAGGTCGGAGATGACGGCGACGGACGCGGCTCCCGCCGCGAGGACCCCGGGCGCGTTTCGGAGGGTGATCCCTCCGATGGCGACGAGCGGAAGGCGCGCCCTCGCGGCCGCCGCGGCGACCGCGGCCAGGCCGAGGGGCGGCCGGCGGACGGAGGCGTTGGGGGTCTCGAAGACGGGCCCGAGGGCCACGTAGTCGACCGGGAGATCGCACGCCGCGATCGCGACCTCGACCGAGTGGGTCGAGACGCCGAGGATGGCGGCGGGGCCGAGGAGCTCGCGGGCGGCGCCGGCCGGAAGATCGTCCTCGCCGAGGTGCGCTCCGGCCGCGCCGGTCACGCTCGCGACGTCGGCCCGATCGTTCACGATGACCGAGAGACCCCGCACGAGAAGGCACTCCCGGACCGCCTCGGCGAGAAGGCGGTCGGGCATCGATTTCTCCCGCACCTGGACGATCGTCGCGCCGCCGTCCGCGAGACGCCTGGCGATCTCAGCGTGGGAGAGTCCGCCCGCGAGGGCGCGGTCGGTGATCGGATAGAGCGCGGGAAGCGTCAGGGGGATTCGCCCGCGCCGGTCACGGCACGTAGCGCTCGAGGAACTTCGTCGAGACGTTCCCCTTCTGGAAATCCGTGTCGGCGAGGATCTTCTTGTGCAGCGGGATGTTCGTCTTGATCCCCTCGACGACCATGACGTCGAGAGAGCGCCTCATCCGCGAGATCGCCTCCTCGCGCGTGCTCCCGTGAGTGATCACCTTGGCCACCATCGAGTCGTAGTAAGGCGAGATGCGGCAGTCGGAGTGCACCGCGGAGTCGACGCGGACGCCGGGGCCTCCCGGCTGGTGGTAGCTCGTGATGAGGCCGGGGCTGGGCATGAACGTGTCGGGGTCCTCGGCGTTGATCCGGCACTCGATGCTGTGGCCGCGGACGATGATCTCCTCCTGCTTCTTCGACAGCCGGTGGCCCGCGGCGACGAGGATCTGCTCCTTCACGATGTCGACCCCCGTCACCATCTCGGTCACCGGGTGCTCGACCTGGACTCGGGTGTTCATCTCGATGAAGTAGAACCTGCCGTCCTGGAGGAGAAACTCGATCGTCCCCGCGTTCTCGTACTTCACGGAGCGCGCCGCCTTGAGCGCGGCCTCCGCCATCCGGCGCCTCAGATCGGCTGTCAGCGCCGTGGATGGGGACTCCTCGAGCACCTTCTGGTGCCGCCGCT
The sequence above is a segment of the Acidobacteriota bacterium genome. Coding sequences within it:
- the thiE gene encoding thiamine phosphate synthase; this translates as MPLTLPALYPITDRALAGGLSHAEIARRLADGGATIVQVREKSMPDRLLAEAVRECLLVRGLSVIVNDRADVASVTGAAGAHLGEDDLPAGAARELLGPAAILGVSTHSVEVAIAACDLPVDYVALGPVFETPNASVRRPPLGLAAVAAAAARARLPLVAIGGITLRNAPGVLAAGAASVAVISDLMRAEDIAARTRAYLALAPKPR
- a CDS encoding shikimate kinase; this translates as MAIIDRDRRRRIYLVGFMGAGKTSVGECLARELRFRFVDLDREIEREAGRTIAELFRDDGEEVFRRLEARALRLVDAPGVVVGTGGGTLTLWENRDFIHRTGISIWLDAPLDVMLERCRASEHRPLLSDRPRMEALLADRLPAYRAADLRVDASADLPDALAARIVSTLAGLR
- a CDS encoding metallophosphoesterase family protein, with amino-acid sequence MRYLILSDLHANLEAFTAVLADAAVRRYDRVLCLGDIVGYGGNPNEVIDLLRAQEPAAVIRGNHDKVACGIEDGEHFNDIARAAAVWTRDALSEENRAYLRDLPCGPVDAGGFVISHGNPADEDGYLLSEVDALMTFESVAFSLAFFGHTHFACCFATSGERSRLEMLGEDHELRLDPDWRYLINPGSIGQPRDHNPRAAYAIYDRELGLVTAHRVRYDVAMAQKKITDAGLPYPLAYRLEFGV